A portion of the Bdellovibrionales bacterium genome contains these proteins:
- a CDS encoding HAMP domain-containing methyl-accepting chemotaxis protein, with amino-acid sequence MEDITEHKFSSNVLLSDVVQQFRDANGQLQQMQLNQAAEIKQDVTKSAKDIGDKLDGVVASLELYKNQYAAKENIAKIDDAIVNVKTYKDAVAFVASMLDVDFKTTVNFLVPISKAYNKTLEDINVIAATCLKDSQVVSKEAILTVSEEKQTMFLTSVIAVIFVLLVTLLIVLSTVRSIQRLSKATRQLADGEMNIDINGLKRKDELGQLVDALSIFRDNMERVNALKGEQERAEEKAREAKKQALMSLAQDLEHDVGGLVSEVAATTKTMMDEAILLAKSAEAMSAQANEASLISGQTMEEARHTSEVTQNLTKSSHEISDQVSSSATMAKSVSQSVDTARHKIDTLSGVTDQISKVTDVITSIASKTKLLSLNATIEAARAGEMGKGFAVVASEVKQLANQTEVATGEISTNIAQVQTETHTTVSSFVSIQEMVRKLSESSAMGASAVAEQLTITQEITQAVERASQSAESINRILEQTKHDAESTGASAQSVSKGLNSLHAKANQLRESVGAFIHQISSY; translated from the coding sequence ATGGAAGACATTACGGAGCATAAATTTTCTTCAAATGTTCTTTTGTCGGATGTTGTTCAACAGTTCAGAGATGCCAATGGTCAGCTGCAGCAGATGCAACTGAACCAAGCCGCTGAAATTAAGCAGGATGTTACAAAATCAGCAAAAGATATCGGTGATAAACTTGATGGCGTTGTCGCATCGCTTGAGCTTTACAAAAATCAGTATGCAGCCAAAGAAAATATCGCAAAAATAGATGACGCCATCGTCAACGTCAAAACGTACAAAGATGCCGTTGCTTTTGTCGCCAGCATGCTGGACGTTGATTTTAAAACGACGGTCAATTTTCTCGTCCCTATCTCAAAAGCCTACAATAAAACGCTTGAGGACATTAACGTCATCGCCGCCACGTGCCTTAAAGATTCACAGGTTGTTTCTAAAGAGGCTATTCTGACCGTGTCAGAAGAAAAACAAACAATGTTTCTAACAAGCGTTATAGCTGTTATTTTTGTTCTCCTCGTTACATTATTGATTGTTCTTTCAACCGTTCGCTCAATTCAGCGTTTATCCAAGGCAACGCGACAGCTTGCTGATGGGGAAATGAACATTGATATTAATGGGCTTAAACGTAAGGACGAACTTGGACAATTGGTCGATGCCTTATCCATATTCCGCGACAATATGGAGCGGGTTAATGCGCTGAAAGGCGAACAAGAACGCGCCGAAGAGAAAGCGCGCGAAGCTAAAAAACAAGCGCTCATGTCCTTGGCCCAAGATTTGGAACATGATGTAGGCGGCCTTGTTAGCGAAGTCGCCGCGACGACAAAGACGATGATGGATGAAGCTATTTTGTTGGCCAAGTCAGCGGAGGCCATGTCTGCACAGGCCAATGAAGCATCCTTGATTTCAGGTCAAACCATGGAGGAGGCTCGTCACACAAGTGAAGTAACGCAGAATCTGACAAAATCTAGCCATGAGATTTCAGATCAGGTTTCCTCAAGTGCCACCATGGCCAAAAGCGTTTCCCAATCTGTTGATACAGCACGACACAAGATTGATACCTTGTCAGGGGTGACGGATCAAATTAGTAAGGTTACGGACGTCATTACATCCATTGCCAGCAAAACAAAGTTGTTGTCACTCAATGCCACCATTGAGGCAGCACGAGCAGGCGAGATGGGGAAAGGCTTTGCCGTTGTCGCCTCGGAAGTCAAGCAACTGGCTAATCAAACAGAGGTCGCGACGGGCGAAATCTCGACGAACATCGCGCAGGTTCAAACGGAAACACACACCACGGTATCCTCCTTTGTTTCTATTCAGGAAATGGTCAGAAAACTAAGTGAATCGTCCGCCATGGGCGCCTCTGCCGTCGCTGAGCAGCTGACAATTACGCAGGAAATCACACAAGCTGTCGAAAGAGCAAGCCAAAGTGCAGAATCGATCAACAGGATTCTAGAGCAAACTAAACACGATGCTGAAAGTACAGGGGCTTCGGCTCAATCAGTGAGCAAGGGGCTTAACTCATTGCATGCGAAGGCTAACCAACTGCGTGAGAGCGTAGGCGCCTTCATTCACCAAATTAGCAGTTATTAA